Proteins encoded by one window of Teretinema zuelzerae:
- the gatB gene encoding Asp-tRNA(Asn)/Glu-tRNA(Gln) amidotransferase subunit GatB — protein sequence MNEKPIHTDGDLTYEIIIGCEIHCELLTKTKAFCSCENRYGGLPNTRVCPVCLGLPGAMPVVGREYVEFGAIAGFALGCEVSRFTKFDRKHYFYPDLVKGYQITQYDLPLCTNGQVLINLASQDETPRFKKVRIERIHLEEDVGKSLHIEGAHSYIDYNRSGVPLIEIVSKPDMSSPEEAALFMQTIRETLKYIGATDGNLEEGSMRCDANINLKVIENGKEWRTPISEIKNMNSFKAIRDACTYEVGRQLAEFRTDRQNFSQGFKVTMGWDDAKGETVVQRTKNSFIDYRFVVEPDIKPFTLSDSFIETARSKVGELPQPKRDRFRKEYGLSDFDVNTLTTERSLADWFEQAAKASRDPKKVANWVLAEVLAVLNERNISLDELKITPAHIASLVDTVVSGAISSKQAKDVFAEMLETGDMPEAIVKKHGMEQVSDTSLIEAIVAEVFAANPAALDDYRKGKTNVVGWLTGQVMKASKGKANPGTATALVQKRLAELK from the coding sequence ATGAACGAAAAACCGATCCATACCGACGGAGACCTGACCTACGAAATAATCATCGGATGCGAAATCCACTGCGAATTGTTGACGAAGACAAAGGCCTTCTGCTCCTGCGAAAACCGCTACGGCGGCCTTCCGAACACCCGCGTGTGCCCGGTCTGCCTGGGCCTTCCCGGCGCGATGCCGGTGGTCGGCAGGGAATACGTCGAGTTCGGCGCGATCGCCGGCTTCGCCCTCGGTTGCGAGGTCTCCCGCTTCACCAAATTCGACCGCAAGCATTACTTTTACCCCGATCTGGTCAAAGGCTATCAAATCACCCAGTACGACCTTCCGCTGTGCACGAACGGCCAGGTCCTCATCAACCTCGCGTCTCAGGATGAAACGCCGCGCTTCAAGAAAGTGCGGATCGAACGCATCCACCTCGAGGAAGACGTAGGCAAGAGCCTGCATATCGAAGGCGCGCACAGCTACATCGACTACAACCGCTCCGGCGTTCCCCTCATAGAGATCGTGTCTAAACCCGACATGTCCAGCCCCGAGGAAGCCGCCCTTTTCATGCAAACCATCCGCGAAACGCTTAAATACATCGGCGCGACGGACGGAAACCTCGAGGAAGGTTCGATGCGCTGCGACGCGAACATCAACCTGAAAGTAATCGAGAACGGCAAAGAGTGGCGCACCCCGATTTCCGAAATCAAGAACATGAACTCGTTCAAGGCTATCCGCGACGCCTGTACCTACGAAGTCGGCCGGCAGCTCGCCGAATTCCGGACCGACCGCCAGAACTTCTCCCAGGGGTTCAAGGTGACGATGGGATGGGACGACGCGAAGGGCGAAACAGTGGTTCAGCGGACGAAGAATTCGTTCATCGACTACCGCTTCGTGGTCGAGCCCGACATCAAGCCCTTTACCCTGAGCGATTCTTTCATCGAAACCGCCCGTTCAAAGGTCGGGGAGCTTCCCCAGCCGAAGCGGGACCGTTTCCGGAAGGAATACGGGCTTTCCGATTTCGACGTGAATACCCTCACTACCGAGCGTTCGCTTGCCGATTGGTTCGAACAAGCAGCGAAAGCTTCCAGGGACCCGAAGAAGGTCGCAAACTGGGTGCTCGCCGAAGTGCTCGCCGTTCTGAATGAACGGAACATCAGCCTTGATGAACTGAAAATCACTCCCGCCCATATAGCATCCCTCGTGGACACGGTTGTTTCCGGCGCTATTTCCAGCAAACAGGCGAAGGATGTGTTCGCCGAAATGCTGGAAACCGGCGACATGCCGGAAGCGATCGTGAAGAAGCACGGAATGGAGCAGGTTTCCGATACATCCCTTATCGAAGCGATAGTCGCCGAGGTTTTCGCCGCGAACCCCGCCGCCCTCGATGACTACCGCAAGGGTAAAACCAACGTGGTCGGCTGGCTTACCGGACAGGTTATGAAGGCCTCGAAGGGCAAGGCTAATCCGGGAACAGCGACCGCTTTGGTTCAAAAAAGGCTTGCGGAACTGAAATAA
- the gatA gene encoding Asp-tRNA(Asn)/Glu-tRNA(Gln) amidotransferase subunit GatA: MNICEMSLLSLKKALDSGTLTSEAVVKAYRDAWEADQKSALPLNGYIEFFEDAIDLAREADVLRAKGDARPLLGLPFAVKDNISIKGKSCTCGSRILRGYTAPYNATVAERLLAAGAIPLGRTNMDEFAMGSSTEYSSYGPSRNPVNRELTPGGSSGGSAAVVAGGQAPFSLGTETGGSVRLPASYCGLYGLKPTYGTLSRYGVVAFGSSLDQVGLFSREIDDIGLALSVMAGKDSKDDTSADLDFSALANLSPAEIKGLRVALPEEFMREKGLDPEIAAIFDNACQWFRERGAVVETVSIPVLEAAIASYYVIALSEAASNLSRFDGIRYGLRKDPGEGYDELYVATRSEGFNAEVKRRIVIGNYVLSTHFSGDTYKKGMSVRARIQRDVAEVFKSFDVLLCPTSPTVAFKLGSKVDDPLAMYLSDLFTTFVNLARIPSLSVPMGTTAEGLPVGVQICGPHYGEEKILRVAKAWEATR, from the coding sequence ATGAATATTTGCGAAATGAGCCTGCTTTCCTTGAAGAAGGCGCTTGATTCGGGCACGCTGACCAGCGAAGCCGTCGTAAAAGCGTATCGCGACGCGTGGGAGGCTGATCAGAAATCCGCGCTTCCCCTGAACGGATATATCGAGTTTTTCGAGGATGCGATCGATTTGGCGCGCGAGGCGGACGTTCTCCGCGCGAAAGGCGATGCTCGCCCTCTTCTGGGGCTGCCCTTCGCGGTGAAAGACAATATTTCGATAAAGGGAAAGTCCTGCACCTGCGGCAGCCGGATTCTCCGGGGCTATACGGCTCCCTATAACGCGACCGTCGCCGAGCGCCTGCTCGCGGCCGGCGCGATCCCCCTGGGGCGGACGAACATGGACGAATTCGCCATGGGTTCCTCGACCGAATACTCGTCGTACGGCCCTTCGCGCAATCCCGTGAACCGCGAGCTCACCCCCGGCGGAAGCTCGGGCGGTTCCGCGGCCGTCGTCGCCGGCGGACAGGCTCCCTTTTCTCTGGGAACGGAAACCGGCGGCTCGGTGCGCCTTCCCGCTTCCTACTGCGGCCTCTACGGCCTCAAGCCGACCTACGGAACCCTGAGCCGCTACGGCGTAGTCGCCTTCGGCTCCTCGCTCGACCAGGTAGGCCTTTTCAGCCGCGAAATAGACGATATCGGCCTTGCTCTTTCAGTTATGGCCGGAAAGGACTCCAAAGACGACACGAGCGCGGATCTCGATTTTTCGGCGCTCGCAAATCTTTCGCCCGCTGAAATAAAAGGCCTGAGGGTCGCTCTTCCCGAAGAATTCATGAGGGAAAAAGGGCTCGACCCCGAAATTGCCGCGATTTTTGATAATGCCTGCCAGTGGTTCCGCGAGAGGGGAGCGGTCGTGGAAACCGTTTCGATCCCCGTTCTGGAAGCGGCGATCGCATCCTACTACGTTATCGCGCTTTCCGAAGCGGCGAGCAATCTTTCCCGCTTCGACGGCATCCGCTACGGTTTGCGCAAGGATCCGGGAGAGGGCTACGACGAACTCTACGTCGCGACCCGTTCGGAGGGATTCAACGCCGAAGTGAAGCGCCGCATCGTTATCGGAAACTACGTGCTATCCACCCATTTCTCCGGAGACACCTATAAAAAAGGCATGAGCGTGCGTGCCCGCATTCAAAGGGACGTTGCCGAAGTTTTCAAGTCGTTCGACGTTCTCCTGTGCCCCACGAGTCCGACCGTAGCGTTCAAGCTCGGTTCGAAGGTGGACGACCCGCTCGCCATGTATCTTTCCGACCTGTTCACCACCTTCGTGAACCTCGCGCGCATCCCCTCCCTTTCCGTTCCGATGGGAACGACGGCGGAAGGGCTCCCCGTCGGAGTCCAGATATGCGGCCCCCATTACGGCGAAGAAAAGATCCTTCGCGTGGCGAAGGCATGGGAGGCGACGAGATGA
- a CDS encoding aminotransferase class IV, producing the protein MAFNLSMYPVSYIAQYNPATGSWDESWFQADSITRDALEAMSETGRNDVYAARNRFPLPLVNYTTQYALGCFEGMKAYPQKNGTLSIFRPDRNANRFCNSMKGLYAPGFPEDLYLKASIEFLKRNAALGYIPSYKNEWEQNAFASADAVYVRPFMYSEGAIGVGISKAPYVVICATTVSSYFKGGNTKAVITDRIRATPNGTGWIKCASNYVTSALAKKEAEEKGFMEVIFLDAVNRKYIEEGSSCNIFFHLKSGELVTPDLGDTILPGITRSSVIELARAEGVKVSERRISIQEVSKKCVECFVTGTAAGITPIESITWKGKEFVFNGREPGELGKRLQAILKGTQYGTVPDTRNWNVTVTL; encoded by the coding sequence ATGGCTTTCAATCTTTCGATGTATCCGGTTTCCTACATAGCCCAATACAACCCGGCAACCGGTTCCTGGGATGAATCCTGGTTTCAGGCCGATTCAATCACCCGCGACGCGCTCGAAGCGATGAGCGAAACCGGGAGGAACGACGTCTACGCCGCACGAAACCGCTTCCCGCTCCCTCTGGTCAATTACACCACGCAGTACGCTCTCGGCTGCTTCGAAGGCATGAAGGCATATCCTCAGAAAAACGGAACTTTGAGCATCTTCAGGCCGGACCGCAACGCGAACCGTTTCTGCAACTCCATGAAAGGCCTCTACGCGCCCGGCTTTCCCGAGGATCTGTATCTCAAGGCCTCGATCGAATTTCTCAAGAGAAACGCCGCTCTCGGCTACATTCCTTCCTATAAAAACGAGTGGGAGCAGAACGCATTCGCCTCCGCCGACGCTGTCTACGTACGGCCCTTCATGTATTCGGAAGGAGCGATCGGAGTCGGTATTTCAAAAGCGCCGTACGTAGTCATCTGCGCTACTACGGTTTCAAGCTATTTCAAAGGCGGAAACACCAAAGCGGTGATAACAGACAGGATCCGCGCGACCCCGAACGGAACCGGTTGGATCAAATGCGCCTCTAACTACGTTACCTCCGCCCTCGCGAAAAAAGAAGCTGAAGAAAAAGGTTTCATGGAAGTGATATTCCTCGACGCGGTTAACAGAAAATACATTGAGGAAGGCTCGTCCTGCAATATTTTCTTTCATCTGAAATCCGGAGAACTTGTCACACCGGATCTGGGAGACACGATTCTCCCCGGAATCACCCGTTCCTCGGTTATCGAACTAGCCCGCGCCGAAGGCGTAAAAGTTTCTGAGCGGCGCATCTCCATCCAGGAAGTGTCGAAAAAATGCGTCGAATGCTTCGTCACCGGAACGGCCGCCGGAATCACCCCGATTGAAAGCATTACCTGGAAGGGCAAGGAATTCGTATTCAACGGCAGAGAGCCCGGTGAACTCGGGAAACGCCTCCAGGCAATCCTCAAGGGAACCCAGTACGGCACCGTCCCCGACACCCGCAATTGGAATGTTACCGTAACTCTGTAG
- a CDS encoding phosphoenolpyruvate carboxykinase (GTP) produces MTINDIKHPKVKAWVEEVAKMCQPDDVYVCDGSQTEYDRLMKKMVDSGLGIPLKKRPNSVLFRSQPSDVARVENRTYIASKTKEAAGPTNNWIDPAELKKTMTGLYAGCMKGRTMYVIPFSMGPVGSDIAKIGIELTDSEYVVCNMDIMTRVGTKVLDVLGTNGEYVPCLHSVGKPLAKGESDNGQWPCADIDNKYISHFPEERTIWSYGSGYGGNALLGKKCFALRIASVIAKEEGWLAEHMLILKLTSPEGKVKYVTGAFPSACGKTNLAMLIPTIPGWKVETVGDDIAWMKFGKDGRLYAINPEAGFFGVAPGTNEQSNKSAMDSIRKDTIFTNCALTEDGDIWWEQIGYDAPGPLVDWKGNKWVQDKANKAQEPAAHPNARFTAIAKNCPAIAKEWDDPAGVPIDAILFGGRRPSTIPLVHQATSWNHGVFLGSIVGSEITAAALDLKAGTIRRDPFAMLPFCGYNMGEYFQHWINVGKKSTEDKLPKIFFVNWFRKTPEGKFAWPGYGDNSRVLAWIFDRCEGKDNAVKTQIGWMPKADALNLTGLDVSAEIMKDLLSVDVEGWKKEIADVRANHYPKFGDKLPKELMAEMEGLESRLNA; encoded by the coding sequence ATGACGATTAATGACATCAAGCACCCCAAAGTAAAAGCATGGGTCGAAGAAGTCGCCAAGATGTGCCAGCCCGACGACGTGTACGTTTGTGACGGATCACAGACAGAGTACGATCGTTTGATGAAGAAAATGGTTGATTCAGGTTTAGGCATTCCGCTCAAAAAACGCCCGAACAGCGTTCTGTTCCGCTCCCAACCCTCCGACGTTGCCCGTGTCGAAAACCGCACCTACATCGCCAGCAAGACCAAGGAAGCAGCTGGACCTACCAATAACTGGATCGATCCCGCAGAACTGAAGAAGACCATGACCGGCCTCTACGCAGGCTGCATGAAGGGACGCACCATGTACGTCATTCCCTTCTCCATGGGTCCCGTCGGTTCCGACATCGCCAAGATCGGTATCGAACTTACCGACTCCGAATACGTCGTCTGCAACATGGACATCATGACCCGCGTCGGAACCAAGGTTCTCGACGTGCTCGGAACCAACGGCGAATACGTGCCCTGCCTCCACTCGGTAGGAAAGCCCCTCGCCAAGGGCGAGAGCGACAACGGACAGTGGCCCTGCGCGGACATCGACAACAAGTACATCTCCCACTTCCCCGAAGAACGAACGATCTGGTCTTACGGTTCCGGATACGGCGGAAACGCCCTCCTCGGAAAGAAGTGCTTCGCCCTCCGCATCGCTTCCGTCATCGCGAAGGAAGAAGGCTGGCTCGCCGAGCACATGCTCATCCTCAAGCTCACCAGCCCCGAAGGCAAGGTTAAGTATGTAACCGGCGCCTTCCCCTCGGCTTGCGGAAAAACCAACCTCGCGATGCTCATCCCCACCATCCCCGGATGGAAGGTTGAAACCGTCGGCGACGACATCGCCTGGATGAAGTTCGGCAAGGACGGACGCCTGTACGCGATTAACCCCGAAGCGGGATTCTTCGGAGTCGCTCCCGGAACGAACGAACAGTCCAACAAGAGCGCGATGGACTCGATCAGAAAAGACACCATCTTCACCAACTGCGCTCTTACCGAAGATGGAGACATCTGGTGGGAACAGATCGGCTACGACGCCCCCGGCCCCCTCGTCGACTGGAAAGGCAACAAGTGGGTTCAGGACAAGGCTAACAAGGCCCAGGAACCCGCAGCTCATCCGAACGCTCGCTTCACCGCGATCGCCAAGAACTGCCCCGCCATCGCCAAAGAATGGGATGATCCCGCGGGAGTTCCCATCGACGCGATCCTCTTCGGCGGACGCCGCCCCTCGACCATTCCTCTGGTCCACCAGGCGACCAGCTGGAACCACGGCGTGTTCCTCGGCTCCATCGTTGGATCCGAAATCACCGCCGCCGCTCTCGACCTCAAGGCCGGAACAATCCGTCGCGACCCCTTCGCCATGCTTCCCTTCTGCGGATACAACATGGGCGAATACTTCCAGCACTGGATCAACGTCGGCAAGAAGAGCACCGAGGACAAGCTCCCCAAGATCTTCTTCGTCAACTGGTTCCGCAAGACTCCGGAAGGCAAGTTCGCATGGCCCGGATACGGCGACAACAGCCGCGTTCTCGCCTGGATCTTCGACCGCTGCGAAGGCAAGGATAACGCCGTCAAGACGCAGATCGGCTGGATGCCCAAGGCAGACGCCCTCAACCTTACCGGCCTCGATGTCAGCGCCGAGATCATGAAGGACCTTCTCTCCGTAGACGTTGAAGGATGGAAGAAGGAAATCGCGGACGTCCGCGCCAACCACTATCCCAAGTTCGGCGACAAGCTCCCCAAAGAGCTCATGGCAGAAATGGAAGGACTGGAAAGCCGGCTCAATGCTTAA
- a CDS encoding glycoside hydrolase family 16 protein, which yields MMKNAFFGVFALVAVVVAFSVSGCAKEPVSRVPEGYALVWQDEFDADGAPDPEKWSYSTGGNGWGNGEVQNYTDKRENSFVSKGKLTLKAINNGGGMWTSARIKTQYLANWQYGYIEISAKLPSGVGTWPAIWMLPTHDKYGTWPRSGEIDIMEHVGFEQDIIHTTIHTKAYNHKINTQKNAHAKVPGVSKSFHTYAIDWTPERIEWFVDGESFFVFENENATSAEWPFDIPYYLIMNVAIGGAWGGQKGIDANLKDASMVIDYVRVYQKAE from the coding sequence ATGATGAAGAATGCATTTTTCGGCGTGTTCGCCTTGGTTGCGGTTGTTGTTGCGTTCAGCGTATCCGGTTGCGCCAAAGAGCCTGTTTCCAGGGTTCCCGAAGGATACGCCCTTGTCTGGCAGGATGAATTCGACGCAGACGGAGCTCCCGATCCCGAGAAATGGTCTTATTCGACCGGTGGAAACGGCTGGGGCAACGGCGAAGTACAGAATTATACCGATAAGCGAGAGAACTCCTTTGTTTCAAAGGGCAAGCTCACATTGAAGGCGATCAACAACGGCGGGGGCATGTGGACGAGCGCCCGCATCAAGACGCAGTATCTCGCAAACTGGCAGTACGGCTATATCGAAATTTCGGCGAAGCTTCCCTCTGGAGTCGGCACCTGGCCGGCAATCTGGATGCTGCCGACCCACGATAAGTACGGCACCTGGCCCCGTTCCGGCGAAATCGACATCATGGAACATGTTGGCTTCGAGCAGGACATCATTCATACGACAATCCATACCAAAGCGTACAATCACAAGATCAATACGCAGAAGAACGCCCACGCCAAGGTTCCCGGAGTTTCGAAATCTTTCCATACCTATGCAATAGACTGGACACCCGAAAGGATCGAGTGGTTCGTGGACGGAGAATCGTTTTTCGTTTTTGAGAACGAGAACGCGACTTCCGCCGAGTGGCCTTTCGACATTCCCTATTATCTGATTATGAACGTCGCGATAGGCGGAGCCTGGGGCGGGCAGAAGGGAATCGACGCTAACCTGAAGGACGCGTCTATGGTAATCGATTACGTGCGGGTGTATCAGAAAGCAGAATAA
- a CDS encoding Asp-tRNA(Asn)/Glu-tRNA(Gln) amidotransferase subunit GatC: MDKKNNPIDGTTLDNLLYLSRLSPESTNIEILGGQVRQIVDYFDVLEKYAGDENPYEAYAATTVESLRSEDFSKTLEPADLKKITGEYMDGYFRVPKVLGGGA, translated from the coding sequence ATGGACAAAAAAAACAATCCCATAGACGGGACCACGCTGGACAATCTGTTGTATTTATCGCGTCTTTCTCCGGAAAGCACCAATATTGAAATTCTGGGCGGACAGGTCCGCCAGATCGTCGATTATTTCGATGTTCTTGAAAAATACGCGGGAGACGAAAATCCCTACGAGGCATACGCCGCGACGACGGTCGAATCCCTTCGTTCGGAAGACTTTTCCAAAACCCTTGAACCCGCCGATCTGAAGAAAATCACCGGCGAGTACATGGACGGGTATTTCCGCGTTCCCAAGGTGTTGGGCGGCGGGGCCTGA
- a CDS encoding endonuclease/exonuclease/phosphatase family protein, which produces MRLRNFFFVWWAILASIGFASCAVPYSCSGGEAERITIMSWNTQLFFDPYENGSEYAEFTGAKTRWSAEKYGTRLDRLREILYLAGETGGKGPKGLPEIVVLQEIENRTVLEDLCNRIGGNNRFVSSIFVDPEKGTAFGTGILSRLPVIEVRAHTIDSGGVRVRPTMHCVFDCGGTRLHVFAVHWKSKGGSLESTAVRAAQEAQLAGLMASVIEAEPFALVVACGDFNQQSEEFTLLGEYASVWDSGFSQTFGPQGSYYYQGNWERIDNCFLSESLTDGDGWDFQEFTLLCEGPLLTEGAVPYRYEVFSGNGYSDHLPLLIGIKRM; this is translated from the coding sequence ATGCGGCTTCGGAACTTTTTTTTTGTCTGGTGGGCTATTCTCGCGTCGATCGGCTTCGCGTCCTGCGCTGTTCCGTATTCCTGTTCCGGCGGCGAGGCTGAGCGAATAACGATCATGAGCTGGAATACGCAGCTCTTTTTCGATCCCTACGAGAACGGAAGCGAATATGCAGAATTTACCGGAGCTAAAACCCGGTGGAGCGCCGAGAAATACGGGACGAGGCTGGACAGGCTTCGCGAGATTCTGTACTTAGCCGGCGAAACAGGCGGAAAGGGCCCGAAAGGGCTGCCGGAGATCGTCGTGTTGCAGGAAATAGAAAATCGGACAGTGTTGGAAGACCTGTGCAATCGCATCGGCGGAAATAACAGGTTCGTTTCGAGCATCTTCGTGGATCCCGAAAAAGGAACTGCGTTCGGGACTGGAATCTTGTCGCGGCTACCCGTTATCGAGGTACGGGCTCACACGATCGATTCAGGGGGCGTCAGGGTCAGGCCCACTATGCACTGCGTATTCGACTGCGGCGGGACGCGTCTCCATGTATTCGCGGTGCACTGGAAGTCGAAGGGCGGCTCTCTGGAGTCGACAGCCGTCCGGGCGGCCCAGGAAGCCCAGCTTGCCGGCTTGATGGCGTCTGTGATCGAAGCCGAGCCCTTTGCTCTTGTTGTTGCCTGCGGGGACTTTAATCAACAGAGTGAGGAATTTACTCTGCTTGGAGAGTATGCCTCTGTTTGGGATTCCGGGTTTAGTCAAACGTTTGGACCTCAAGGGTCGTATTATTATCAGGGAAATTGGGAACGGATAGACAATTGCTTTTTATCGGAGTCTTTGACGGACGGAGATGGGTGGGATTTTCAAGAGTTTACCCTGTTGTGCGAGGGGCCTTTATTGACGGAAGGCGCGGTTCCGTATCGGTACGAAGTGTTTTCAGGAAATGGATATTCGGACCATCTGCCGTTGCTGATCGGAATTAAAAGAATGTGA
- a CDS encoding type 2 periplasmic-binding domain-containing protein: MIRTRRFRLIGALSVLAQSMLLISCNPQTENSAVLWTNQDSFASYVELFNTSQNKHTIILEYKANPAEAILTSKEQPDIVIGPWLKGEKTRTKLVSVDYLFDELKISGKLFYKPLLDLGHINGRQYLLPVSFNLPAVIFSPEHRELIPGDFSLSIEQIREIGKTWNQKNDRTYTRMGFSPRWNPDFLYLTAKLFDARFEESNTLFTYNAQALETGLKWIRSWSTEVNESIQAEDDFAFKYLYDPPYKLVTGSRNLFSYMSSEDLLAMPQDKLQNIDFRWITKSSMTPINDEIMYAAICRKAQNTEAAEAFLTWFFTERTQKELLERSRNLGEMERSFGISGGFSALRSVNEKVFPLFYPSILGHLPPAESLAVPRILPNNWIMLKEKIVMPWLVDAAGTPAQHSNTVKSMEARLVDWQKTR; the protein is encoded by the coding sequence ATGATTCGCACACGACGCTTTCGACTCATCGGCGCTCTTTCCGTCCTGGCTCAGAGCATGCTTCTGATCTCCTGCAATCCGCAAACAGAAAACTCCGCGGTCCTGTGGACCAATCAGGATTCGTTTGCCTCCTACGTCGAACTATTCAACACCTCTCAAAACAAACATACCATAATTCTCGAATACAAAGCGAATCCGGCAGAGGCGATACTTACTTCGAAAGAACAGCCCGACATCGTCATCGGCCCCTGGCTAAAAGGAGAAAAAACCCGTACGAAGCTCGTCTCGGTCGATTATCTTTTCGACGAACTTAAAATCTCGGGGAAACTATTCTATAAACCGTTGCTGGACCTCGGCCATATTAATGGAAGACAATATCTGCTTCCGGTAAGCTTCAATCTTCCGGCTGTGATATTCTCGCCTGAACACAGGGAGCTCATCCCCGGCGATTTTTCTCTTTCGATAGAACAGATCCGCGAAATCGGTAAAACCTGGAACCAGAAAAACGATAGAACCTATACGCGCATGGGTTTTTCCCCCCGCTGGAATCCCGACTTTCTGTACCTTACGGCAAAGTTATTCGACGCCCGCTTTGAAGAATCAAACACACTGTTCACCTACAACGCGCAGGCATTGGAAACAGGGCTCAAATGGATACGGTCATGGAGCACCGAGGTAAACGAATCGATTCAGGCGGAAGACGATTTCGCTTTCAAGTATCTCTACGATCCCCCCTACAAGCTGGTAACCGGATCGAGAAACCTCTTCTCGTACATGTCGAGCGAAGATCTCTTGGCGATGCCCCAGGACAAGCTTCAGAACATCGATTTCCGCTGGATCACCAAAAGCAGCATGACTCCGATCAACGATGAAATCATGTACGCGGCGATTTGCAGAAAGGCGCAGAACACGGAAGCCGCGGAAGCATTTTTAACGTGGTTTTTCACCGAAAGAACTCAAAAGGAATTATTGGAACGATCGAGGAATCTCGGGGAAATGGAACGTTCCTTCGGCATCTCGGGCGGGTTCTCGGCTCTCAGATCGGTTAATGAAAAGGTGTTTCCGCTCTTTTATCCGTCAATCCTCGGGCACCTGCCGCCCGCCGAGTCTCTCGCAGTCCCCCGCATTCTTCCGAACAACTGGATCATGCTGAAGGAAAAGATAGTCATGCCCTGGCTCGTAGACGCGGCCGGTACGCCCGCGCAGCATTCGAATACGGTAAAATCTATGGAAGCGCGGCTGGTGGATTGGCAAAAAACGCGCTAA
- the ychF gene encoding redox-regulated ATPase YchF, whose product MAINCGIVGLPNVGKSTIFSALTSAPAEAANYPFCTINPNVGIVDVPDHRLAYLSNAFKPKKTIPAAVEFVDIAGLVKGASKGEGLGNQFLSHIREVGVIAQVVRCFENQDIIHVNNVVDPASDIETINIELALADLDTVDKRADRATRAARVQGKDAQKEADLVLGAIAKIRPLLQDGKAARDADLSDEEKASIYDCHLITMKPQMYVCNVDEEGIKNGNAHIETVRSIAAKEGADVVVICGKFEAELADLESQEEKLAFLEEIGLKESGLTSLARAAYHLLGLRTYFTAGEDECRAWTIHSGDTAPKAAGVIHTDFERGFIKAEVYSFDDFVKYGTEQKIREAGRYRMEGKEYIVADGDIIFFKFNV is encoded by the coding sequence ATGGCAATTAACTGCGGCATCGTAGGCCTTCCGAACGTCGGAAAATCGACTATCTTTTCTGCGCTTACCAGCGCTCCGGCCGAAGCCGCCAACTATCCGTTCTGCACCATCAATCCGAACGTTGGCATCGTCGATGTGCCCGATCACCGGCTTGCTTATTTATCGAATGCGTTCAAACCGAAAAAAACGATACCTGCCGCCGTCGAATTTGTCGATATCGCCGGTTTGGTGAAGGGCGCGTCGAAAGGAGAAGGCCTCGGTAATCAATTCCTTTCGCACATTCGCGAAGTCGGAGTCATCGCGCAGGTTGTCCGCTGTTTTGAAAATCAGGACATCATCCATGTGAACAACGTAGTCGATCCGGCGAGCGACATTGAAACCATCAATATTGAACTTGCCCTGGCCGATCTCGATACGGTCGATAAGCGCGCAGATCGGGCGACCCGCGCCGCCCGCGTTCAGGGAAAGGACGCGCAGAAAGAAGCCGACCTTGTGCTCGGAGCGATCGCGAAGATCCGCCCCTTGCTGCAGGACGGCAAGGCTGCGAGGGACGCTGATCTTTCCGACGAGGAAAAGGCCTCGATATACGATTGCCATCTTATCACCATGAAGCCGCAGATGTATGTGTGCAATGTTGACGAAGAAGGCATCAAAAACGGCAACGCCCACATCGAGACCGTTCGTTCGATCGCGGCGAAGGAAGGGGCGGACGTCGTCGTTATCTGCGGAAAATTCGAAGCAGAACTCGCGGATCTCGAAAGTCAGGAAGAAAAGCTCGCGTTTCTCGAGGAAATCGGTTTGAAGGAATCCGGGCTCACATCCCTTGCGCGGGCAGCCTACCACCTTCTGGGCCTCAGGACCTACTTCACCGCAGGAGAAGACGAGTGCCGCGCCTGGACGATACATTCCGGGGACACCGCTCCCAAGGCCGCAGGCGTCATCCATACGGATTTTGAACGCGGCTTCATCAAGGCCGAAGTCTACAGCTTCGACGATTTCGTCAAGTATGGAACGGAGCAGAAAATCCGCGAAGCGGGACGCTACCGCATGGAAGGAAAGGAATACATCGTCGCCGACGGCGACATCATCTTCTTTAAATTCAACGTGTAA